From Pseudomonas sp. FP2335, the proteins below share one genomic window:
- a CDS encoding FMN-dependent NADH-azoreductase, translating to MTRALLLSFSPHGKSAQNFQLARNLLSDWLPDAQVTERDYGGQALPPLTREYACALTGADDGSEDATALSEQLIVELEACDLLVICTPVHNFTVPAALKGWIDHVVRIHRSFTVNERFEKIGLLDDRRTFVLVSSGNARKGHEPDFLTPYLSAILSIVGIRSVEFAYLGAMVRGEEAVSQTVAQAHRQLSEAISSGL from the coding sequence ATGACCCGCGCCCTGCTGCTCAGTTTCAGCCCCCACGGCAAGTCGGCCCAGAACTTCCAACTGGCCCGCAACCTGCTCAGCGACTGGCTGCCCGACGCGCAGGTCACCGAGCGCGATTACGGCGGCCAGGCCCTGCCGCCGCTGACCCGCGAATACGCCTGCGCCCTCACTGGCGCTGACGACGGTAGTGAGGACGCGACGGCGCTGTCGGAACAATTGATCGTCGAGTTGGAAGCCTGCGACCTGCTGGTCATCTGCACCCCGGTGCACAACTTCACGGTGCCGGCGGCGCTCAAGGGCTGGATCGACCATGTGGTGCGCATCCACCGCAGCTTCACGGTGAACGAGCGGTTTGAAAAAATCGGCCTGCTCGACGACCGGCGCACCTTTGTACTGGTCAGCTCGGGCAACGCCCGCAAGGGGCATGAGCCAGACTTTTTGACGCCGTATCTGAGCGCCATCCTGTCTATCGTGGGCATCCGCAGCGTGGAGTTCGCCTACCTGGGCGCCATGGTGCGCGGTGAAGAAGCGGTCAGCCAGACCGTGGCACAGGCACATCGGCAACTGTCCGAGGCAATCAGCTCTGGTCTATAA
- a CDS encoding MalY/PatB family protein encodes MSFDFDTIHPRHNTGSTKWSRYPADVLPMWIADMDIAAPPAVLQALRERLDQQILGYSVAGPDVREAIVADLWHKYAWRVQPEDLLFLPGVEPGFNMALHAFVQPGQPVVLQTPNYRPIRLAPGHWNLPKIEVPFELVNGEYLTPLPALRDALSGAGALLLSNPHNPMGKVFPREELLAVANACLEQGALIISDEIHAELCFDGRRHIPTASLSPQIAERTITLMSASKAYNVAGLKTCFAVIQNAEIRERFNNARCGMVDSVSPLGLEATRAAYSQCGEWLDALKGYLQANRDYLLDAVNSRLPGVVMHAPQGTFLAWLDCSALGLDDPQRFFLEQAKVGLSAGIEFGDDSQQFVRLNFGCPRALLEEGLQRMEHALRSR; translated from the coding sequence ATGAGCTTTGATTTCGACACGATCCACCCCCGCCACAACACCGGCAGCACCAAATGGAGCCGCTACCCGGCGGATGTGCTGCCGATGTGGATCGCCGATATGGACATCGCCGCGCCGCCCGCCGTGCTGCAAGCCCTGCGCGAACGCCTCGACCAGCAGATCCTCGGCTACAGCGTAGCCGGCCCGGATGTGCGCGAGGCCATCGTCGCCGACTTGTGGCACAAGTACGCCTGGCGCGTGCAGCCCGAAGACCTGCTGTTCCTGCCCGGCGTCGAGCCCGGCTTCAACATGGCGCTGCACGCATTCGTGCAACCGGGCCAGCCGGTGGTGCTGCAAACCCCCAACTACCGGCCGATCCGCCTGGCGCCAGGGCACTGGAACCTGCCGAAAATCGAAGTGCCATTCGAACTCGTCAACGGTGAATACCTCACGCCCCTGCCCGCCCTGCGCGATGCCTTGAGCGGCGCCGGTGCGCTGCTGCTGAGCAACCCGCACAACCCCATGGGCAAGGTGTTTCCCCGCGAAGAACTGCTGGCCGTGGCCAATGCCTGCCTGGAACAGGGCGCACTGATCATCAGTGACGAAATCCACGCCGAACTGTGCTTCGACGGCCGCCGCCACATCCCCACCGCCAGCCTCAGCCCGCAGATCGCCGAGCGCACCATCACGCTGATGTCGGCGAGCAAGGCCTACAACGTCGCGGGCCTCAAGACCTGCTTTGCGGTGATCCAGAACGCCGAGATCCGCGAGCGCTTCAACAATGCCCGCTGCGGCATGGTCGACAGCGTCAGCCCCCTGGGCCTGGAAGCCACCCGTGCCGCCTACAGCCAATGTGGCGAGTGGCTCGACGCACTCAAAGGCTACCTGCAAGCCAACCGCGACTACCTGCTCGACGCCGTGAACAGCCGCCTGCCGGGCGTAGTCATGCACGCGCCGCAAGGCACTTTCCTGGCCTGGCTTGATTGCAGCGCCCTGGGCCTGGACGACCCGCAGCGGTTTTTCCTGGAACAGGCCAAGGTCGGGTTGAGCGCCGGGATCGAGTTCGGCGATGACAGCCAGCAATTCGTGCGCCTGAACTTCGGCTGCCCACGGGCCTTGCTGGAAGAAGGTTTGCAGCGAATGGAGCATGCCCTGCGCAGTCGGTAA
- a CDS encoding molybdopterin-binding protein — MTIKAINVRNQFKGVIKEILLGEVVSEIDVQTASGIVTSVITTRSVRDLELKVGSEVIAFVKSTEVSIAKL, encoded by the coding sequence ATGACCATTAAAGCGATCAACGTGCGCAACCAGTTCAAGGGCGTGATCAAGGAGATCCTGCTGGGCGAAGTGGTGTCCGAAATCGACGTACAGACTGCGTCCGGCATCGTCACTTCGGTGATCACCACCCGCTCGGTGCGTGACCTGGAATTGAAAGTGGGCAGTGAAGTGATTGCCTTTGTGAAGTCCACCGAAGTGTCCATCGCCAAACTGTAG
- a CDS encoding carboxymuconolactone decarboxylase family protein — protein MKDRLDYAQAAPAGYKALGSVHSYVHGCGLEKELIELVYLRISQLNGCAYCLDSHSRDLLKQGVSLEKIMLVAAWHEASPLFSPRERAALAWAESVTQVAQTHAPDADYAAVAAVFNDKEVADLTLAIALMNALNRVGISFRKVPAAVKAHLENLSYA, from the coding sequence ATGAAAGACCGTCTCGATTACGCCCAGGCCGCCCCCGCCGGTTACAAAGCCCTAGGCTCGGTGCACAGCTACGTGCATGGCTGCGGCCTGGAAAAGGAATTGATCGAACTGGTGTACCTGCGCATCTCCCAGCTCAATGGCTGCGCCTATTGCCTGGACTCCCATTCCCGCGACCTGCTCAAGCAAGGCGTGAGCCTGGAAAAAATCATGCTGGTGGCCGCCTGGCACGAAGCCTCGCCGCTGTTCAGCCCGCGTGAACGTGCCGCATTGGCCTGGGCCGAATCGGTTACTCAAGTGGCCCAGACCCACGCGCCGGACGCCGATTACGCCGCCGTCGCCGCCGTCTTCAATGACAAGGAAGTCGCCGACCTGACCCTGGCCATTGCCCTGATGAACGCGCTGAACCGCGTCGGTATCAGCTTTCGCAAGGTGCCGGCAGCGGTCAAGGCCCATCTGGAGAACCTCAGCTATGCATGA
- the pnuC gene encoding nicotinamide riboside transporter PnuC — translation MSGLELFAAALGVIAVWLTVKQNPWCWPIGLIMVLLYTWVFYDVKLYSDMLLQVVYAVLQLYGWWQWTRAGEVKQGRQVTSLGGPAIIASLAVGAAGSLLLGAAMAHWTDAAQPWLDAALTGFSLVAQMWMAQKRVQCWPLWIAVDVIFVGLFLYKGLYLTAALYALFTAIAVQGWREWRADPALQA, via the coding sequence ATGTCCGGGCTTGAACTGTTCGCCGCCGCCCTGGGGGTGATCGCTGTCTGGCTGACGGTTAAACAGAACCCCTGGTGCTGGCCCATCGGCCTGATCATGGTGTTGCTCTACACCTGGGTGTTCTACGACGTAAAACTCTATTCCGACATGCTGCTGCAAGTGGTCTACGCCGTCCTGCAACTGTACGGCTGGTGGCAGTGGACCCGCGCCGGCGAGGTCAAGCAAGGCCGCCAGGTCACCAGCCTCGGCGGGCCAGCCATCATCGCCAGCCTCGCGGTGGGCGCCGCCGGCAGCCTGCTGCTGGGCGCCGCCATGGCCCACTGGACCGACGCCGCGCAACCCTGGCTCGACGCCGCCCTCACCGGCTTCAGCCTGGTGGCGCAGATGTGGATGGCGCAGAAACGCGTGCAGTGCTGGCCGCTGTGGATTGCCGTGGATGTGATCTTCGTCGGCCTGTTTCTCTATAAAGGTCTCTACCTCACCGCCGCGCTCTACGCCCTGTTTACCGCCATCGCGGTGCAAGGCTGGCGCGAATGGCGTGCCGACCCGGCGTTGCAGGCATGA
- a CDS encoding sigma-70 family RNA polymerase sigma factor, protein MNDAVAPELTLSSLYRDHRSWLESWLRRRLGNAWDAADLSQDTFLRVLASAQPLAQMQEPRAYLVTVGKRLLVNFHQRRSLEQAYLNALASLPEACVPSPEQRWMLLETLQALDELLDGLPVLVRRAFLWSQLEGLGYREIAARLEVSERTVKRYMAQAYEHCLLVDL, encoded by the coding sequence ATGAATGATGCTGTCGCCCCCGAACTGACGTTATCCAGCCTCTACCGCGACCACCGCAGTTGGCTGGAAAGCTGGCTGCGCCGGCGCCTGGGCAATGCCTGGGATGCGGCGGACCTGAGCCAGGATACGTTTTTGCGCGTGCTGGCCAGTGCCCAGCCGCTTGCGCAGATGCAGGAGCCACGGGCGTACCTGGTGACAGTCGGCAAGCGCCTGCTGGTCAATTTTCATCAGCGCCGTAGCCTGGAGCAGGCCTATCTGAATGCGCTTGCCAGCTTGCCCGAAGCCTGCGTGCCGTCCCCGGAACAGCGCTGGATGTTGCTGGAAACCCTGCAAGCACTGGATGAATTGCTTGATGGCTTGCCAGTGCTGGTGCGCCGCGCGTTTCTCTGGAGCCAGCTGGAAGGCCTGGGTTATCGCGAGATCGCCGCACGCCTGGAGGTGTCCGAACGCACGGTCAAACGCTATATGGCCCAGGCCTATGAACACTGTTTGCTGGTGGACCTGTGA
- a CDS encoding GNAT family N-acetyltransferase → MHEHVNFVPVESDADCLASFQVMQQLRPHLTDATAFVAQIQRQRQNGYHLLAAREDAKVIGLAGYRLSENTLYGRFIYVDDLVVDASLQRRRLGEQLLERVREQTRALGYRYLVLDTGMHMALAQRFYFRQGLLPRGMHFSQDLSQ, encoded by the coding sequence ATGCATGAGCACGTCAACTTCGTGCCTGTGGAAAGCGACGCCGACTGCCTCGCCAGCTTTCAGGTGATGCAGCAACTGCGCCCGCACCTGACGGACGCCACCGCGTTCGTCGCGCAGATCCAGCGGCAACGGCAGAACGGCTACCATCTGCTGGCCGCCCGTGAAGACGCCAAGGTGATCGGCCTGGCCGGCTACCGGCTCAGCGAGAACACCCTCTACGGACGCTTCATCTATGTCGATGACCTGGTGGTAGATGCCAGCCTGCAGCGGCGGCGTCTGGGTGAGCAACTGCTCGAGCGGGTCCGCGAGCAAACCCGCGCCTTGGGCTATCGCTACCTGGTGCTGGACACCGGCATGCACATGGCCCTGGCCCAACGTTTCTACTTCCGCCAAGGCCTGTTGCCGCGCGGCATGCATTTTTCCCAGGATTTAAGCCAATGA
- a CDS encoding DUF1289 domain-containing protein, with protein MPNQTIKTPCIGLCSTVYGDLVCRGCKRYHHEVIQWNGYNAEEKQAVWLRLEQLLVQVMASKLEVFDPHLLRQQLESRKIRFVPHQSPYCWAYQLIARGARVISRLDAYGLVLQPEFRERQLADLRDAIDREFFLLSEAHYERYIAPGFLKEAFGPALIATL; from the coding sequence ATGCCCAACCAAACCATCAAGACCCCGTGCATCGGCCTGTGCTCCACCGTCTACGGGGACCTCGTCTGCCGGGGCTGCAAGCGTTATCACCACGAAGTGATCCAGTGGAACGGTTACAACGCCGAGGAAAAACAGGCGGTGTGGCTGCGTCTGGAACAGCTGCTGGTGCAGGTGATGGCCAGCAAGCTGGAAGTGTTTGATCCGCACCTGCTGCGCCAGCAACTGGAAAGCCGCAAGATCCGCTTTGTGCCGCATCAGTCGCCGTATTGCTGGGCGTACCAGTTGATTGCCCGGGGGGCGCGGGTGATTTCCCGGCTGGATGCGTATGGGCTGGTCCTGCAACCGGAGTTTCGCGAGCGCCAGCTGGCGGATCTGCGTGATGCGATTGATCGGGAGTTTTTCCTGCTGTCCGAAGCGCACTACGAGCGCTATATCGCCCCAGGGTTTCTGAAGGAAGCATTTGGGCCGGCCCTGATAGCTACCCTCTAA
- a CDS encoding FecR domain-containing protein: MNRDVARAAAQWLALLESGAATERDHLALQHWRDSHPQHEQTWQKAQTLRQRFGGLPQALALASLDRPQPGRRAVLKRALGVAALVPTAWLISRQLPIDVWRSDLHTATGERTRMALGDGASLQLNTATAVDVAPRHIRLVEGELALNVPGVSAMTLQTRYGELTVSQAEVCVRQLASGCRVSVLKGAVQVRDLNGNSTTLHGGQQASLQATGLGAWVAFDVLQLGWRDGVLTAQDQALGDFLRELQRYRPGVLRWDPRLEGLRVTGSFQLDDTDRILNLLASTLGFKVQARTRYWVTLT; the protein is encoded by the coding sequence GTGAACCGCGACGTCGCCCGTGCCGCCGCGCAATGGTTGGCGCTGCTGGAGTCCGGCGCGGCCACCGAGCGTGATCACCTCGCCCTGCAGCACTGGCGCGACAGCCATCCGCAGCACGAACAGACCTGGCAAAAAGCCCAGACCCTGCGCCAGCGGTTTGGCGGGTTGCCCCAGGCGTTGGCGCTGGCCAGCCTCGACCGCCCGCAACCGGGGCGGCGCGCCGTGCTCAAGCGTGCCTTGGGCGTGGCGGCCCTGGTACCGACCGCGTGGTTGATCAGCCGCCAGTTGCCCATCGACGTGTGGCGCTCCGACCTGCACACCGCCACGGGTGAGCGCACGCGCATGGCCCTGGGCGACGGCGCCAGCCTGCAACTCAATACCGCCACTGCCGTAGACGTGGCGCCACGGCACATCCGGCTGGTGGAAGGCGAGTTGGCGTTGAACGTGCCGGGCGTGAGTGCAATGACGCTCCAGACCCGGTATGGCGAACTGACGGTCAGCCAGGCCGAGGTGTGTGTGCGGCAATTGGCGTCGGGCTGCCGGGTCTCGGTGCTCAAGGGCGCGGTGCAGGTGCGCGACCTCAATGGGAACTCGACGACGTTGCACGGTGGCCAGCAAGCGTCGCTTCAAGCCACGGGCCTTGGCGCGTGGGTGGCGTTTGATGTGCTGCAACTGGGTTGGCGTGATGGTGTGCTGACTGCGCAGGATCAGGCGCTGGGGGATTTCTTGCGCGAGTTGCAGCGCTACCGCCCGGGGGTCTTGCGTTGGGACCCGCGTTTGGAGGGGTTGCGCGTCACCGGCAGTTTTCAGTTGGACGACACTGACCGCATCCTCAACCTGCTGGCCTCGACCCTGGGCTTCAAGGTGCAGGCGCGAACGCGTTACTGGGTCACTCTCACCTGA
- a CDS encoding AAA family ATPase → MKVVVLAGPESSGKSWLAAELQAHFGGLMVGEYVRHFIDHHQRDTTLADIPAIAHGQLAWEDAARARHPELLILDTHLLTNKLWSQTLFGDYPAWLDSELLARHYDLHLLLSPDDVEWTADGQRCQPQLEDRQAFFQGSLEWMREHQQPVLVIKGNWEERRVAAFAAVARLLQP, encoded by the coding sequence ATGAAGGTCGTGGTATTGGCCGGCCCCGAATCCAGCGGTAAAAGCTGGCTGGCCGCCGAGTTGCAAGCGCATTTCGGCGGGTTGATGGTCGGTGAATACGTGCGCCACTTCATCGATCATCACCAACGCGATACCACCCTGGCCGACATCCCGGCGATCGCCCACGGCCAACTGGCCTGGGAAGATGCCGCCCGCGCCAGGCACCCCGAGCTGCTGATCCTCGACACGCATTTGCTGACCAACAAGCTCTGGAGCCAGACCCTGTTCGGCGACTACCCGGCCTGGCTCGACAGCGAACTGCTGGCCCGTCACTACGACCTGCACTTGCTGCTGTCGCCGGATGATGTGGAGTGGACGGCTGATGGACAGCGATGCCAGCCGCAACTGGAGGATCGCCAGGCGTTTTTCCAGGGCAGTCTGGAGTGGATGCGGGAGCATCAACAGCCTGTGTTGGTGATCAAGGGGAATTGGGAAGAGCGCCGGGTTGCGGCGTTTGCAGCGGTAGCGCGACTACTTCAGCCCTGA
- a CDS encoding ribonucleotide-diphosphate reductase subunit beta: MLSWDEVDNEDTGAAVIKGANAGHASEANMDRLDGAGAAAALEARNVTANDSAAIVRAKAALDKLDIAEGLAELEGASARVAVDEKRMINCRADLNQLVPFKYDWAWQKYLDGCANHWMPQEVNMTADIALWKNPEGLTDDERRIVMRNLGFFSTADSLVANNLVLAVYRLITNPECRQYILRQAFEEAIHTHAYQYCIESLAMDEGEIFNMYHEIPSVAKKAAWGLKYTRSISDPKFETGTVDTDKELLRNLVAYYCVLEGIFFYCGFTQILSMGRRNKMTGVAEQFQYILRDESMHLNFGIDVINQIKIENPHLWDAEMKEEATQMILQGTQLEIEYARDTMPRGVLGMNAAMMEDYLKFIANRRLSQIGLKEEYPGTTNPFPWMSEIMDLKKEKNFFETRVIEYQTGGALSWD, translated from the coding sequence ATGCTGAGTTGGGATGAAGTCGACAACGAAGACACCGGTGCAGCGGTGATCAAGGGCGCCAACGCCGGCCACGCCAGCGAAGCCAACATGGACCGCCTCGACGGTGCAGGTGCTGCCGCGGCGCTGGAAGCCCGTAACGTGACCGCCAACGACTCCGCTGCCATCGTGCGCGCCAAAGCTGCGCTGGACAAACTCGACATCGCCGAAGGCCTCGCCGAACTCGAAGGCGCCTCCGCCCGCGTCGCCGTTGACGAAAAGCGCATGATCAACTGCCGCGCCGACCTCAACCAACTCGTACCCTTCAAGTACGACTGGGCCTGGCAGAAGTACCTCGACGGCTGCGCCAACCACTGGATGCCGCAAGAGGTCAACATGACCGCCGACATCGCGCTGTGGAAAAACCCCGAAGGCCTGACCGACGACGAACGTCGCATCGTCATGCGCAACCTGGGTTTCTTCTCCACCGCCGACTCCCTGGTCGCCAACAACCTGGTGCTGGCCGTGTACCGCCTGATCACCAACCCGGAGTGCCGCCAGTACATCCTGCGCCAGGCCTTCGAAGAGGCGATCCACACCCACGCCTACCAGTACTGCATCGAATCGCTGGCCATGGATGAAGGCGAGATCTTCAACATGTACCACGAGATTCCATCGGTCGCGAAGAAAGCCGCCTGGGGCCTGAAGTACACCCGTTCAATCTCCGATCCCAAGTTCGAAACCGGCACCGTCGACACCGACAAGGAACTGCTGCGCAACCTGGTCGCGTACTACTGCGTGCTGGAAGGCATCTTCTTCTACTGCGGCTTCACCCAGATCCTGTCCATGGGCCGCCGCAACAAAATGACCGGCGTGGCCGAGCAGTTCCAGTACATCCTGCGCGACGAGTCGATGCACCTGAACTTCGGCATCGACGTGATCAACCAGATCAAAATCGAAAACCCACACCTGTGGGATGCCGAGATGAAGGAAGAAGCGACCCAGATGATCCTGCAAGGGACCCAACTGGAGATCGAATACGCCCGCGACACCATGCCCCGCGGTGTGTTGGGCATGAACGCCGCGATGATGGAGGACTACCTCAAGTTCATCGCCAACCGTCGTCTGTCGCAGATCGGCTTGAAGGAAGAATACCCAGGCACCACCAACCCGTTCCCGTGGATGAGCGAGATCATGGACTTGAAGAAAGAGAAGAACTTCTTTGAGACCCGTGTGATCGAGTACCAAACAGGCGGTGCGTTGAGCTGGGACTAA
- the ggt gene encoding gamma-glutamyltransferase, with amino-acid sequence MKYQPFSRTLIATALVLTVGAVQAASQAPVAGENGMVVTAQHLATHVGVDVLKAGGNAVDAAVAVGYALAVVYPAAGNLGGGGFMTVQLADGRKTFLDFREKAPLAATANMYLDKDGNVIEGLSAKGHLAVGVPGTVSGMELALSKYGTLKRAQVIAPAIKLAENGFELEQGDIDLLHTATGEFEKDKDMRGIFLHNGQPMQVGQKLVQKDLAKTLKEISAKGSDGFYKGWVAKALVDSSQAGKGIITQADLDKYKTRELAPIECDYRGYHVVSAPPPSSGGVVICQIMNILEGYPMADLGYHSAQGLHYQIEAMRHAYVDRNSYLGDPDFVKNPIAHLLDKDYAAKLRAAIEPQKAGDSQAIKPGVSPHEGNNTTHYSIVDKWGNAVSVTYTLNDWFGAGVMASKTGVILNDEMDDFTVKVGVPNMYGLVQGEANAIAPGKAPLSSMSPTIVTKDGKAVMVVGTPGGSRIITATLLTMLNVIDYKMNIQEAVDAPRFHQQWMPETTNLETFAVSPDTQKILESWGHKFAGPQDANHLAAILVGAPSLGGKPVGNNRFYGANDPRRNTGLSLGY; translated from the coding sequence ATGAAATACCAACCCTTCAGCCGTACCTTGATTGCCACTGCGCTGGTATTGACGGTCGGCGCTGTGCAAGCCGCGTCCCAGGCCCCGGTGGCCGGTGAAAATGGCATGGTGGTCACGGCCCAGCATCTGGCCACCCATGTGGGCGTGGATGTCCTCAAGGCCGGTGGCAATGCCGTGGACGCGGCCGTGGCCGTAGGTTACGCACTGGCGGTGGTATACCCGGCGGCGGGCAACCTCGGTGGCGGCGGTTTCATGACCGTGCAACTGGCGGACGGGCGCAAGACCTTCCTCGACTTCCGCGAAAAAGCCCCGCTGGCGGCCACCGCGAACATGTACCTGGATAAAGACGGCAACGTCATCGAAGGCCTCAGTGCCAAGGGCCACCTGGCGGTCGGCGTGCCTGGCACCGTCTCGGGCATGGAACTGGCCCTGAGCAAATACGGGACCCTCAAGCGCGCCCAGGTGATTGCCCCGGCGATCAAACTGGCGGAAAACGGCTTTGAGCTGGAGCAGGGTGATATCGACCTGCTGCATACCGCCACCGGCGAGTTCGAAAAAGATAAAGATATGCGCGGGATCTTCCTGCACAACGGCCAACCGATGCAGGTGGGCCAGAAGCTGGTGCAGAAAGACCTGGCCAAGACCCTCAAGGAAATCTCGGCCAAGGGCAGCGACGGTTTCTACAAAGGTTGGGTAGCCAAGGCGCTGGTGGATTCCAGCCAGGCCGGCAAGGGCATCATCACCCAGGCTGACCTGGACAAGTACAAGACCCGCGAACTGGCGCCGATCGAGTGCGACTACCGTGGCTACCACGTGGTCTCCGCGCCGCCGCCGAGTTCCGGTGGCGTGGTGATCTGCCAGATCATGAACATCCTCGAAGGCTATCCGATGGCCGACCTCGGTTATCACTCGGCCCAGGGCCTGCACTACCAGATCGAAGCGATGCGCCATGCCTACGTGGACCGCAACAGCTACCTCGGCGACCCGGACTTCGTGAAGAACCCCATCGCCCACTTGCTGGACAAGGACTACGCCGCCAAGCTGCGCGCTGCCATCGAACCGCAAAAGGCGGGAGATTCCCAAGCGATCAAGCCGGGCGTTTCGCCCCATGAAGGCAACAACACCACGCACTACTCCATTGTCGACAAGTGGGGCAACGCGGTCTCGGTGACGTACACCCTCAACGACTGGTTCGGTGCGGGCGTGATGGCGAGCAAGACCGGGGTCATCCTCAACGATGAAATGGACGATTTCACCGTCAAGGTTGGCGTGCCGAACATGTACGGTCTGGTGCAGGGTGAGGCCAACGCCATCGCACCGGGCAAGGCGCCGCTGTCGTCGATGAGCCCGACCATCGTGACCAAGGATGGCAAGGCCGTCATGGTGGTAGGCACGCCGGGTGGCAGTCGCATCATTACCGCGACCTTGCTGACGATGCTGAATGTCATCGACTACAAGATGAACATCCAGGAAGCCGTGGACGCGCCGCGTTTCCACCAGCAGTGGATGCCGGAGACTACCAACCTTGAGACGTTTGCAGTGAGCCCGGATACCCAGAAGATCCTCGAAAGCTGGGGCCACAAGTTCGCCGGGCCGCAGGATGCCAACCACTTGGCGGCGATTCTGGTGGGTGCGCCGTCGTTGGGTGGCAAGCCGGTGGGGAACAACCGTTTCTACGGGGCGAATGATCCGCGTCGCAACACGGGCCTGTCCTTGGGCTACTAA
- a CDS encoding PLP-dependent aminotransferase family protein, whose amino-acid sequence MSSLPKYQEIYRRFRQAIDQGQLRPGERVPSVRALAQELKVARGTVETAYQLLVSEGFFEARGQAGTVIATTLPQIAVKPAPVPAPVASGPLPLQMGVPALDAFPRKLWARLVTQQVRRTDADSLAMGDVRGVQALRVAIAGYLALYRGVECSPDQVFVCAGYASGLTLVCDALDMPGQRCWFEDPGYVHARQLLSHQGLHLVPVPVDRDGLDVGQGILRSPQARLALVTPAHQSPLGVALSPARRKALLGWAAAQGSWVVEDDYDSEFRYHGKPLAALKSQDHDDRVIYAGSFSKMLFPGLRLGYLVVPNALVAAFERSAQLLQQRCAQLLQLTAADFLEQGHFTRHLKKMRQLYAQRRGLLVQALQAHCADVLRVDEQAGGINLLARLVVAVSDEAVAQAANEAGLALQALSRWAIEPGPQGLLMGFTNVATAQQAQAIAQVLRGVIAGQTVAGAQGQ is encoded by the coding sequence ATGTCGTCACTGCCCAAATACCAGGAAATCTACCGGCGTTTTCGCCAGGCCATCGACCAGGGTCAATTGCGCCCCGGCGAGCGGGTGCCGTCGGTGCGGGCGCTGGCCCAGGAACTCAAGGTGGCGCGGGGCACGGTGGAGACGGCGTATCAGTTGCTGGTCAGCGAAGGTTTTTTTGAGGCGCGCGGGCAGGCCGGTACGGTGATTGCGACGACGCTGCCCCAGATCGCGGTAAAGCCCGCGCCCGTGCCGGCGCCTGTCGCCAGCGGACCGTTGCCGCTGCAAATGGGCGTGCCGGCACTGGACGCGTTCCCGCGCAAGTTGTGGGCCCGGCTGGTCACCCAGCAAGTGCGCCGCACCGATGCCGACAGCCTGGCCATGGGCGACGTGCGCGGCGTACAAGCCCTGCGCGTGGCCATCGCCGGCTACCTCGCGTTGTACCGGGGCGTGGAGTGTTCGCCGGATCAGGTGTTTGTCTGCGCCGGTTATGCGTCGGGCCTGACCCTGGTCTGTGATGCCCTGGATATGCCCGGGCAACGCTGCTGGTTCGAAGACCCGGGTTACGTGCATGCACGGCAGTTGTTGAGCCATCAAGGCTTGCACCTGGTGCCGGTGCCGGTGGACCGCGATGGGCTGGATGTGGGCCAGGGCATCCTGCGCAGCCCACAGGCGCGGCTGGCGCTGGTCACGCCGGCGCACCAGAGCCCGCTCGGCGTGGCGCTGAGCCCGGCGCGGCGCAAGGCCTTGCTGGGCTGGGCAGCGGCGCAGGGCAGTTGGGTGGTCGAGGACGATTACGACAGTGAATTCCGCTATCACGGCAAACCGCTGGCCGCGCTCAAGAGCCAGGATCACGACGACCGGGTGATCTACGCCGGTAGCTTCAGCAAGATGTTGTTCCCCGGTTTGCGCCTGGGTTACCTGGTGGTGCCGAACGCCTTGGTGGCGGCGTTTGAGCGCAGTGCGCAGTTGTTGCAGCAACGCTGTGCGCAACTGTTGCAACTGACCGCGGCGGATTTTCTCGAGCAGGGGCATTTCACCCGGCACCTGAAGAAAATGCGTCAGTTGTATGCGCAGCGACGCGGGCTGTTGGTGCAGGCGTTGCAGGCCCATTGCGCGGATGTCCTGCGGGTCGATGAGCAGGCGGGCGGGATTAATCTGTTGGCACGCTTGGTGGTCGCGGTGTCGGACGAGGCGGTGGCGCAGGCAGCGAATGAGGCGGGCCTGGCACTGCAGGCGTTGTCGCGGTGGGCGATTGAACCGGGGCCACAGGGCTTGCTGATGGGGTTCACTAATGTGGCAACGGCGCAACAGGCCCAGGCTATCGCGCAGGTGTTGCGTGGAGTGATTGCCGGGCAAACCGTGGCTGGGGCACAGGGGCAGTGA